ATTGGGTGCCGTCGACCAGACGTCCGGTATAGTTGATGCGTACAGTGTCGCCATTCTTGGCCTGTGTCATAGCAGCTATCCTTTTGGGAGTTTTTGGGGACCGGCCTAGGGTTCACGGTCCCGCACTCGATCATCCACGCACGAAGCGCGTGGCGCGAAACGTTAAAACTAGGTGCCCTGCCGCCGATGTAAAGTGCTGGTGCCGCCGAGAAATGCCCCGGTCCGGCGTTTTGCCTAGGGGCTAGCGTGCCTGACGCAGGCTGAACCATGCTCGGTTTGTCGCGGTCCTGGTCTCTTTGCCCGGCGGCTCGCGGTGATTCTTGGCAAGCGTTGCGACGGAAGTGCGTACCAGGTCGACTGTCGCTCAGCCCTATGCAGCCGAGCGACGTCCAGGCAGCGGATTTCCCGGCTCGCGGCCGGCCGGGGTCACAAGCGTGACATCCGGGTAGCCGTTCTCGATCAGCTTCACCGCCGCCTGCGTCACCTCGTCGTCGGCTTCGAGCATCGACAGGAAGACTTCCGTGCCGTCACCGACGAGGCGGCTGATGCCATGCGCATCGGCCGGACCGCATTCGACGACGACGAGGTCGTAGGCCGTGGTCAGCGACTGCATGATGATCGGCAGCCGATCGGCGGCGCGCATGGCGCGGACCGGGTCGGCGGTGCCGACCGGAATCACATGAGCGTCCGAATAGAGATCGGGATGGATGACATCGCTGAACTGCGCTTCGGAGGCCAGAAGATTGGTGATGCCGGGGAAAAGCCCGCTGTCCAGCATCGGCCGCGATGCCGCGCCCGAAGCGGTGAGATCGAGCAGCAGCACGCGCAGGCCGGCGTCGGAGACCTCTCGCGCCACCAGAACGGCGGTCGCGGCCGCCTCGTCGCCCTCCGGGGAGACGAAGATCGCGCGCGCGGCGCCCGAGGCGATGAGCTTTTCCGCCGCCTTGTCGACATCGATCTCGCCCAGCCTGGACTGCCACGACCGGGGCGCGTCCGGCGGGGCCGGCTCGGCAGCCGGTTCCTCGATGGCCACGGCCCGCCTCACCCGGTCGTCGGCCGCCGAATCCTCGCCGGCTTCGTCCGCGGCTTCAGGAATCACCGGCTCGGGGCGCGCCGCCGGCATCGCCACCTGCTCGATCGGCTCGAATCTCGCGCCGGCGGCCGGGCGCATGGCACGGCCGGAGAACAATTCCCTCAGAAGCGTGCCGATCGCCATCAGCAGCAGCGACGCGGCCGCCGCGGCGCCGGCAATCGGACCGATCTTCGGGAAATAGGGTTCCGCCGGCACCTGCGCTTTCGACAGCAGGCGGGCGTCCACAGGCAGATAGTTGCGGTCGGCGCGCGAGGCTGCCTCGCGGTAGCTCGCCATATAGGATTCGAGCTGCTGACGCTGGGCATTCGCGTCACGCTGCAGCGCATCGAGTTGCACCTGCTGTTCGCCGGCGCGGGCCGAAGCGGCCTTTAACTGGTTGACCTCCTGGAGGAGCTGGTCCTCGCGAGCCTTGGCCGTCTGCGCCTGGGTCGCCAATCCCTTGAGAATCTTCTGCGCCTCGTTGCGAATCTGGCCGTCGAGATCGGCAAGCTGCGACTTCAGCGCCCGGATGCGCGGATGGTTGTCCAGCAGCGTGGTCGACAGGTCGGCGATGTTGGTCCTCAGCTCCACCTGCCGCTCGAGCAGGCGCTGGATCAATTCGGAAGACAGAACTTCCGGCACGCTGTCGAGCGTGCCGCCATTCTGAAGCGCCTTGCGCACGCTGTCGGCGGTCGCCTCGGCGGCGGCGCGATTGGCGCGCACCCGCGACAGCTCCGTCGACAGTTCAGAGAGCTGCTGAGTCGCGAGCACCGAATTGTTGCCGCCCATCAGAAGGTCCGATTGCGCGCGGTAAGCGGCAACCTTGGCTTCGGCTTCCTTCACCCGATTCTGCAGATCGGTGATTTCCGGGCCGAGAAAGCCGGTGGCGGCGGTGTTCGATTCCTTTTTCGCATTGCCCTTGGAGGCAAGATAGGCCTGGGCGACGGCGTCCGCGACCCGCGCCGCAAGCTTTGGGTCCTTCGAGGAGAACTCGACTGCAATAACGCGCGTCTTTTCAATGCTGTAGACGTTGAGCTTATCGTGCATTGCCTTGAGCACGCGCTCTTCCGGCGGAATGTCGAAAGGATCGCTCTTCAAGCCGACAAGGACGAGAGCGCGACTCAGCGCCGACATATTCAGCGCTTCGTCGAATTCGGGCAGCTTCTCCAGATCGAGGTCCGTCGCCACCTTCTTGAGGATATCGGGCGACGATATGATCTGGACCTCCGTGGCCACCGCCTCCTCGTCGGTTGCCGGCTTGTCGTCATTGGTTGCGCCGGCCGGACGCGTGAAGACCGACTCGCGCGGTCCGATCTCCAGCTTGGCGGTCGCTTTGTAATACGGCGTGGCAAGCCAGGCGAAGGCAAACGCCAGCCCGGTGACCACGAGCGTGACAAGAACAATGCGCAGCCAGTTCCTCGCCAAACTGGCGAAGAGCTGCCTCAGATCGATATCGACATCTGCGGCCGCGGACTGAACAGACATGCATCCTGCTCCGGAACTTTGAGTCGAGGATGGACCGTAAACAACTATGGTAACTCACCCGTTAAGATCAGAACGCATGCTTATTAGAAGACACTCAAAGAACATTGGGCGAAGGCAATAGAACAACTGGGTTTTTTGCCGGCAGTCACCGCTTCCGGCTACGGTCCTTTACCGGCCATTAACCCTAACAGGATGATAACGGGCGCACTTCCTGGGGTTGGCCGCAGCACTGGCGGCGAGAGCGACGAAGGTTCGTGTCCGATCATGAAAAGCACTGCTTATCTCTTTCGCGCCATGCTTGCCTTGTCGCTGCTTGCCGGCTGCTCCAGCTACCGCCCGACGCCCGCCGCCTTCCATGAAGTGCTCGACCAGCCCTATAGACTCGGCGCCGGCGACCGCATTCGCGTCACCGTGTTCGAGCAGGACGGGCTGACCAACACCTACAGCGTCGATCAGTCAGGCTACATCTCCTTCCCGCTCGTCGGCGCCGTGCCGGCGCGCGGCCACACTGCCCAGCAGCTGGAAAAGGAAATCGCCGACAAATTGCGCCAGGGCTATCTGCGCGATCCCGACGTCTCGGTCGAGATCGATCGCTACCGGCCGATCTTCGTCATGGGCGAAGTCGGAGCAGCGGGGCAGTATTCCTATGTGCCGGGTCTCACCGTGCAGAAGGCGATCGCGATCGCCGGAGGCTTTACGCCGCGCGCCAACCAGGAAAGTGTCGACATCACCCGCGATATCAACGGCAAGGTCATGACCGGCAGGGTGCAGACTTCCGACCCGCTCCTGCCGGGCGACACCGTCTACGTCCGCGAACGCCTGTTCTGAAAATCAACGTGGCGGCTCACCTCCGCATCGTCCACTGCTTTCGCTCACCTGTCGGGGGAATCTTCCGGCATGTGCGCGACTTGACCGAGGCGCAGGTCGCCGCCGGCCATTCCGTGGGCATCGTCTGCGATTCGACCACTGGCGGCGACTATGAGGAGCGGCTGTTCGACGCGATGAGGGAGAGCCTGGCGCTCGGCATCCATCGCACGCCGATGCAGCGTCACATCGGGCCGGGCGACATCGCCGCGGCCTGGCGCACATATGGAATCATCAAGGAATTGCGGCCGGACGTGCTGCACGGGCACGGCGCCAAGGGTGGCGCCTATGCCCGTCTGTTCGGCTCACTGTTGCGGGTTTCAAGGTATCGCGTGGCCCGCCTTTATTCGCCGCATGGCGGCTCGCTCCACTATGACGAAACGACGGCCACCGGAAAGCTGTTCTTCGCGCTGGAGCGCTTCATGGCACGCTTCACCGACTGCCTGCTGTTCGTTTCCGACTATGAGCGAAAAACCTATCGCCGGAAGGTCGGCGAGCCGCCCATCCCCAACAGGCTGGTCTATAACGGCCTGCGCGCCGTCGAATTCGAGCCGGTGGCACCGGTTGATGCCGCCGATCTCCTCTACATCGGCATGATGCGCGACCTCAAAGGCCCGGACATTTTCATCGACGCGCTGGCGCTGGCGGGCAGCGAGATGGGCCGCCCGCTGAGCGCGGTGATGGTCGGCGACGGCGACGACCTGCCGCGCTA
The window above is part of the Mesorhizobium sp. WSM4904 genome. Proteins encoded here:
- a CDS encoding exopolysaccharide transport family protein; translated protein: MSVQSAAADVDIDLRQLFASLARNWLRIVLVTLVVTGLAFAFAWLATPYYKATAKLEIGPRESVFTRPAGATNDDKPATDEEAVATEVQIISSPDILKKVATDLDLEKLPEFDEALNMSALSRALVLVGLKSDPFDIPPEERVLKAMHDKLNVYSIEKTRVIAVEFSSKDPKLAARVADAVAQAYLASKGNAKKESNTAATGFLGPEITDLQNRVKEAEAKVAAYRAQSDLLMGGNNSVLATQQLSELSTELSRVRANRAAAEATADSVRKALQNGGTLDSVPEVLSSELIQRLLERQVELRTNIADLSTTLLDNHPRIRALKSQLADLDGQIRNEAQKILKGLATQAQTAKAREDQLLQEVNQLKAASARAGEQQVQLDALQRDANAQRQQLESYMASYREAASRADRNYLPVDARLLSKAQVPAEPYFPKIGPIAGAAAAASLLLMAIGTLLRELFSGRAMRPAAGARFEPIEQVAMPAARPEPVIPEAADEAGEDSAADDRVRRAVAIEEPAAEPAPPDAPRSWQSRLGEIDVDKAAEKLIASGAARAIFVSPEGDEAAATAVLVAREVSDAGLRVLLLDLTASGAASRPMLDSGLFPGITNLLASEAQFSDVIHPDLYSDAHVIPVGTADPVRAMRAADRLPIIMQSLTTAYDLVVVECGPADAHGISRLVGDGTEVFLSMLEADDEVTQAAVKLIENGYPDVTLVTPAGREPGNPLPGRRSAA
- a CDS encoding polysaccharide biosynthesis/export family protein, which codes for MKSTAYLFRAMLALSLLAGCSSYRPTPAAFHEVLDQPYRLGAGDRIRVTVFEQDGLTNTYSVDQSGYISFPLVGAVPARGHTAQQLEKEIADKLRQGYLRDPDVSVEIDRYRPIFVMGEVGAAGQYSYVPGLTVQKAIAIAGGFTPRANQESVDITRDINGKVMTGRVQTSDPLLPGDTVYVRERLF
- a CDS encoding glycosyltransferase, with protein sequence MAAHLRIVHCFRSPVGGIFRHVRDLTEAQVAAGHSVGIVCDSTTGGDYEERLFDAMRESLALGIHRTPMQRHIGPGDIAAAWRTYGIIKELRPDVLHGHGAKGGAYARLFGSLLRVSRYRVARLYSPHGGSLHYDETTATGKLFFALERFMARFTDCLLFVSDYERKTYRRKVGEPPIPNRLVYNGLRAVEFEPVAPVDAADLLYIGMMRDLKGPDIFIDALALAGSEMGRPLSAVMVGDGDDLPRYHAQAERLGLKNQVRFLPPMAAREAFALAGLIVVPSRAEAMPYIVLEALAAGMPMIATAVGGIPEIFGEGSPALIRPDAGQLSDKLRTALDDPGAYRKLMPQGGELKARFGADVMAAEIEKAYFVALKL